In Hevea brasiliensis isolate MT/VB/25A 57/8 chromosome 13, ASM3005281v1, whole genome shotgun sequence, a single genomic region encodes these proteins:
- the LOC110662208 gene encoding cytokinin hydroxylase gives MEFFQLFNLTFTGVFLYLLFRLAISLWISPARTYMKLKKNGFGGPTPNFPLGNIEEMKKISRSSVAAASAGSLAVSNDIHSTVFPYFAQWQKVHGKVFIYWLGTEPFLYIADPEFLKRMSTGVMGKSWGKPNVFKHDRKPMFGNGLVMVEGDDWVRHRHIITPALSPASVKAMASLMVESTTKMLDKWTSLVNSGCQEVDVEREIIATAGEIIAKTSFGIGYENGRQVFEKLRAMQFTLFKTNRYVGVPFSRFLCPKQTLEAKNLGQEIDDLLMTIIRDRRNSNGGYSQKDLLGLLLEENHEEGRLGKTLTTRELVDECKTFFFGGHETTALALSWTLLLLAVHPEWQDQLREEIRQVTGDKEIDFSTLAGLKKMGWVMNEVLRLYSPAPNVQRQTREDITVNNLTIPKGTNVWIDVVGMHHDPGLWGKDVYEFKPERFDNDLYGGCNHKMGYLPFGFGGRMCVGRHLTMMEYKVVLSLILTRFSFSLSPNYSHSPSIMLSLRPNFGLPLIVQPL, from the exons ATGGAGTTTTTCCAGCTTTTTAACTTGACCTTTACTGGCGTTTTCCTTTACTTGTTATTTAGACTAGCGATTTCTTTGTGGATTTCACCTGCTAGGACTTATATGAAGCTTAAAAAGAATGGGTTTGGAGGTCCAACCCCAAATTTCCCTCTAGGGAATATTGAGGAGATGAAAAAGATCAGTAGAAGTAGTGTTGCTGCAGCTTCTGCTGGATCTTTAGCAGTCTCCAATGATATTCACTCTACTGTCTTTCCTTACTTTGCTCAATGGCAGAAGGTTCATG GGAAGGTGTTCATATACTGGTTAGGTACAGAGCCATTTTTATACATAGCAGACCCGGAGTTCCTTAAAAGGATGTCTACAGGCGTCATGGGCAAAAGCTGGGGAAAGCCCAATGTGTTTAAACATGACAGGAAACCAATGTTCGGTAATGGTTTGGTTATGGTTGAAGGTGATGACTGGGTTCGTCACCGCCATATTATCACTCCTGCACTCTCACCGGCCAGCGTGAAG GCTATGGCAAGCTTAATGGTGGAGTCCACCACTAAGATGCTGGACAAGTGGACAAGCCTCGTAAATTCCGGCTGCCAAGAAGTTGACGTCGAGAGAGAAATCATTGCAACAGCCGGAGAAATCATCGCCAAGACAAGTTTTGGGATAGGCTACGAAAATGGGAGGCAAGTGTTCGAGAAATTGAGGGCCATGCAGTTCACTCTGTTCAAGACTAACCGTTACGTGGGAGTGCCCTTCAGCAGATTCTTGTGCCCTAAGCAAACCCTAGAGGCCAAAAATCTTGGACAAGAAATCGATGACCTTCTTATGACGATTATAAGAGATCGTAGAAATTCCAATGGAGGGTATTCTCAGAAGGACTTATTAGGGTTATTGCTGGAGGAGAATCATGAGGAGGGGCGGCTAGGGAAGACCTTGACAACGAGGGAACTAGTCGATGAGTGCAAGACTTTCTTCTTTGGTGGCCATGAGACCACTGCACTGGCACTGTCATGGACATTGCTGCTTTTGGCGGTACATCCAGAGTGGCAGGATCAATTAAGAGAGGAAATTAGACAAGTTACTGGAGATAAAGAGATCGATTTCTCCACGCTTGCTGGGCTTAAGAAG ATGGGATGGGTGATGAACGAAGTTTTGAGGCTCTACTCCCCAGCACCTAATGTTCAAAGGCAAACCAGAGAAGATATTACTGTAAATAACCTCACCATCCCCAAGGGAACCAACGTCTGGATTGATGTTGTAGGCATGCACCATGACCCTGGTCTTTGGGGAAAAGATGTCTACGAATTTAAACCTGAAAGGTTCGATAATGACTTGTATGGTGGATGCAACCACAAGATGGGGTATTTACCTTTTGGGTTTGGAGGGAGAATGTGTGTAGGCAGGCACTTAACCATGATGGAGTATAAGGTTGTTCTGTCCTTAATTCTGACTAGGTTTTCTTTCTCCCTGTCCCCAAATTATTCTCATTCTCCTTCTATTATGCTCTCCCTGAGACCAAATTTTGGGCTGCCTCTCATTGTTCAACCCCTGTAG